CCATACGATCAGACTCTGGAACAACCAAAGGGGCATAAATCCTTCAGCAGACTGTCCGCCCAATGCCATAACCAGCGATGAGCCCAGCAAGGAGATCACAAGAGCAGAGACGATATTGATCATCGTCCGTGCCGTAAAAGCCTGCCATTTGGTGATGCCGTTACCAAGTGTCAAAGATGCCTGCTGCATATTCATTCCCATAATCATGGCCCCGACAAAAGAAGCAAGGACCATCATCATCGGAACCATCTGATTATTCAATCCGTCCACAGAGTAGATGTAGCTGATTTCAGACTTTACCCGTTCCGCCAAGCTTGCTGCTGCAACCGAAGCCTGTTCTGAAGGAATCGATGAACGCTCTAGCACATTTTGGATACCTGCAGCCGATGCCTCACGGTCGACGGTTCCAGTGATCGCTACTGCCGCACTATCCATTACACTCTTCACAAGCGCAGGATTGGATTCATTGATCTCATACAGCAGATTAGCTTGCGCTGCTGGATTTTGCAGATCTGCCGTGAAATCGGCAGGAATGGTCATCACCATTTGCACCTCACGGTTTATGAGTTGCTGTCTTGCTGTATTCTGATTAGCATTACTGATTTGAAATGGAAGACTGTTCTGCAATTTCTGAAGAACCTGAACTCCCATAATCTTGTCTTCATTAACAATCGCAATGCGAAAACCCCCTATCCGTTCATTTGCCCCCTGATACCCCGTCATCCAAATGACACTAAATATAATCTGAAATGCTAGAGCTGTAGCGATGCCCAACATCATTTGCGGAGACTTTTCAATAAAATGAATACACCTTTGAACACATTCCATCTCTCCCCTACAATTAAATCTTTTTAAACAAACGTTTAATTAAACGATCGTTTAAATCATAGGTCGGTTTCCGGTAATTGTCAATAGATATTGAAAAAGCCGAATTAATACGACAAAAAACCGCCAGGCTGTATTATGCAGCCTGACGGTCTTTGATAAATATTTAATAGTTAAACGACATCATATCCTTGTTCTTCGATTGTTTCTTTAATTTGTTCCACAGTTGCCTTCGTTTCGTCATATTCCACGGTCACCGTGTTGGAAGCCAGATCCACTTTACCGGACAAACCCGCGTTTTTCAAAGCACCTTCAATTGAATTCACACAGTGGTTGCAAGACATGCCTTCGACGTTCATCGTAACTTGTTTCATTCGTAATTCCTCCTTGGCTGTTGTGCCGGCTGATATGCCGGTTATTTAATGGGTATATTTACAGTAAATATACCCGCATTGTACTATACCCCCCATAAGTATGTAAAGATTGTTTTCTTTTAGTAGCTATAATGGAATTTTCTCAAAAATATTTTGTTGCAGCTCCCCGAATTGTGATACAAAACCTCTAATTTTGCTGGTATAATAATCTATAATTGT
Above is a window of Paenibacillus uliginis N3/975 DNA encoding:
- a CDS encoding YhgE/Pip domain-containing protein, which translates into the protein MMLGIATALAFQIIFSVIWMTGYQGANERIGGFRIAIVNEDKIMGVQVLQKLQNSLPFQISNANQNTARQQLINREVQMVMTIPADFTADLQNPAAQANLLYEINESNPALVKSVMDSAAVAITGTVDREASAAGIQNVLERSSIPSEQASVAAASLAERVKSEISYIYSVDGLNNQMVPMMMVLASFVGAMIMGMNMQQASLTLGNGITKWQAFTARTMINIVSALVISLLGSSLVMALGGQSAEGFMPLWLFQSLIVWVFLVFSQMFLIVFGIGGMLFNITLLSLQLVTSGAMIPRQMLGAGFQTTGDLLPATYAVEGLMNILFGGVHLGKDLLGLAVTAIISLVISAAVTALRKNRHSSRSGESTQHIPTLTSA
- a CDS encoding copper ion binding protein; this encodes MKQVTMNVEGMSCNHCVNSIEGALKNAGLSGKVDLASNTVTVEYDETKATVEQIKETIEEQGYDVV